From Octopus sinensis linkage group LG14, ASM634580v1, whole genome shotgun sequence:
CCCTCTTCAGGGAGAAATTAGTAGTGAGTGGAATGTCTGAGGGATCTGTCCTGGGGCTGCCGTTAGTTACACAGGCAGCCCCTCTCACTAGTTTTGCCAATGGCACAAAGTAATGCAAATAGTGAAGAAACCTCTCAATGCTAATCTTCTCCAGAAAGATCTGTTCAAAAGAGCAGCTAAGGAAAggacatgcaatttaatgcaggaaaattccaaGTTCTCTGCTATCAGCCAACTTTTGATGACATGCCACAAAAAGATATTTTGAACCAAAAAATCCCTGAGTCAAAACACAATGCAGGGATTGAACAACGGTGCATCATTTCATGTACCTATCACCAAGATAATGGTAATGTGCAGGTAAATAGACATGTAGAGTCTGAGAACAAAGGAGCAGAAAAATATGCTGGTCCCATggaagacatttgtcctcagctgtTTGGATTACTGATCCCAAATATGGTCACCCCAACAGTGTCAAACTAATAGTGGAACTCAGGGCAGTTCAGTGGCGCAAAACCTAGAAAACAACATTAAGATTGGGCAATGGTAGTTTCATATCAAACAACAAACCATTATGCCccattttgggtatttataccctgaAAACCCCTAATATCTCAACAACCATTTGTCCGATTTATGTGAAACTTGTTTTAGTCTGTCTTCACATTTCAGGGGGaatttaattcatagtattttcccctTATGTGCCAGTTTGGCTGAGTAACAATGCAAGCAAGATTCAAGCTCACTTTGAAtgtattatagatgtatataagtacatgtatatacttgcatatatatatatgtgtgtgtaaggacaCATAgtcaagtggttagggtgttgtacttatGAACATGAgatcatagtttcaattcctagcccaggcggtgcattgtgttctgGAACCAAACAcctcatctcacattgctctgcaatcactttgacacccgACACGTAGTATACCGTGCACCGGTTCAGACAACATTGAttcgatggagagagtgagcCAATGTACAGCAGACACATTTGATCACTATGAAAAAAATCATTTGTGGTGGTCACCAGGCGGCAAAAGTTGAACACTTATATGTCATCTTTGACAGGAAAGTCCGTCATATGCGCAGGGTTGAGGCTGAATTTGGTAACTTGCTTTGTTATGTGCTTTCAGTTATACATAAACGTGTGTTATGTACGTAAGTGTGTGGAAGAGAAGTGGAGAGAAGAAAACGAGGGAAAATGCAGGCGAAAGGGGAgcatcacatacatgtataactgcatatatatgtgtgtgtgtgtgtgtctgtgcatatatatacaccaatcttGTGTTTTACCAATATAACACACCCAGACAAGTTTACTTGACTGAAACAGAAAACAGCCTCCACTGATCTCTTATAAATAGCAATTCTACACAATGTATTAAGTGTATTTTGTAAACAAgtgtatataatgaatgtatgtatatatatatatatataattactacagtactctgtcggttacgatgacaagggttccagttgatccggtcaacagaacagcctgctattgaaataaatgtgcaagtggctgagcactccactgtcacgtgtacccttaacatagttctcagggagattcagcgtgatacagagtgtgacatggctggtcctttgaaatacaggtacaacagaaacaggaaggaagagtgagagaaagttgtggtgaaagaatacagcagggttgtcaccaccccttgctggagcctcgtagggctttaggtgtttttgctcaataaacactcaccacgctcggtctgggaattgaaaccgcgatcctatgatcacgagtccgctgccctaaccactgggccattgtgcctccatatatacatatagatagatagatagatagacagacacacatgcaatcaTGCTTGTGTGTGACATGATGTAAGTCAACTGACATTTGAAAGTTGCAGTTGTGTCATATACACTCTTGGAGTGTGCTGAGTTATGTCAAACTTCATTTATcttgttgtttcagtcatgagactgtggccagACTGGAGCACCCCTTTAGAGAATTTCTAGTCTAATTAATCaaccttttttaaagcctagtgctAATTTTGAtctctgttgccgaactgctaagttatggggacgtaaacaacccaACACCAGTTATCTACTAATGGTtgggagagacacacacacacacacacaaacgatagccttctttcagtttctatctaccaaatccactcaagaggctttggtcagcccaagattaTAATAGAAGGCaattggccaaggtgccacacagtgggactgaacccacaatcaTTTGGATGGGAAGCTATTTGTAAACTTTATTGAAACATATCATTGCTAGAACAGCCAATTCCACATACTTCCATTGAGGCAGATCTTCCACAGCCAGATGTTATTCTTGGCAGTAACTCTCATAACCATGTTTTAAGTACAAAATTAGAAacgaacgacactgcttgtatgacggtgGCACTTATTTACGAACATTATGTGATGTGAAGACAAACCAACACACGCAATGGAGctcttagtttctgtctaccaaatcttctcgTCAGGCTTTGGTCTACTTGAGGCtgtcacaaacatataaaatatatcaaggtTTTATGTAAACAACATTAAATAAGCACTTTagaacttcgtatattggtagaatgtgtcacagaaaacatctttctctcttggcgttcttgagaaaatactgtagtttgtaagctatttcttgtttaattattcgtatttcggcaatttcaaccaatcaatgacgtctattgaggtgaatacaattactgctgttgtttgtcaagaAGTTGAAcaagaaattgccgaaatacaagaatttaacaagaaatatcttacaaactacagaattttctcaagaaagccaagagaaaaagatgttttatgtaacacattctaccagtatacgaagtttaaaagtgtttagttacaaagaaattatttttaaaatctgccgatcaaagcgaaaagatccaataataataataataaatagaaagaaactaGAAAGACATCGGCGACAGTGAAATTATTCGCTTGTTTTTATTCCTCCAACATTGATCCCCCAGTTTAGTTATAACCCCGGTCCAACCAGTCTCTCCCTCCCCATTGCTAACCAACCCAGCTGCCGAACATATTtggtttgctttttctttcttcccctttttttttttttgtttcatttactttCGGCCCCCTTTTTAAGCAagattacaaaataaattaaggGTTACGGATCATTTCAATGACGACGACATAAAAAGACATTTACCAGAAAGGTAGCACAGAGGGAAGGGAGTTAATCCGCCTTGTGAAACGGGCCGGATATCAAATTACCTCCCTTTAATTTAGTGTCTGTGTCTTATGAGCGTCCTTCCTTGATGTTTTCAAGTGGGCAAAATTTGtccttacaaaaaaagaaaaacactcagAATTCATTTGACCCACTTTTTCACTccttttgtcatttttattatttctccgaagatttttatcttttttttttagtaaaatatcttccaGCTATTTTTGCCACAAAATCGCATTTTACaccattttttctcattttgacgtgattttgcaatttttttcctttttataattAATGTTTGGTGGTGGTATTTTGAGTCTGACCTCCAGATGAtgaatttgataataataataataatggtttcaaattttggcacaaggccagcaatttcggatggGTGGGGTGAAGTTGCTTACAgcaaccccagtgctcgactggtacttattttatcgaccccgaaaggatgaaaggcaaagttgacctcagcagaatttgaactcggaacatagtgAGTCAAAAGAAATGCTTGCTAAGCACTTTGCTCAACACACTAACGATTTCGCTACCTTGCTGCCGTAATAATAACACAAAGGTTTTGAAATTCTGGTGAAGCCCAGGAATTTtgaggggcgggggggggggaggcaAGTCGATTTCCTTGACTCCAGTGACTGGGACTTTATTTGATCAACcataaaaaggatgaaaagcaaagtcgactttgacagaatttgaagttAGGATGTAAGAAATCTgtgaaaatactgctaagcatttttcttcaGCAAGCCAAAGATTCcatcagtttgccaccttaaaaaaagaacataaaaaaaaaacaatgaaaataaacaattgccTGTTAGACAAAAATGAAACCGGAGAAAATTTCCTTCCTCGGAGTTGTGGCCTTCTTGCCTTTTTCCAGAAGAATTAGTAATGTTAAATGAAAACAATTCcagcaatgaaaaataaagaaattgtaaAATCGACTCAATTTGTTAAGgaattaccaccaccacatcacaggGATTGCCACAGCGATTGATTAAATGGCTTCATTAAAGTCTTTTGCGAAAATGCCTCCATGTTCTTTGATTGAGTTTTAATTCTGTGTGGCgtatcttttgtctttcacaatACATTTCCGTTTTGTTGGCAACTTctgatttctttttccttccatcTGGCATGTCTTCGTGTCTTTTAACAATGTCTTCAGCTTTTCTGTGACATATCTCTCATTAACAAACCTATCGGTAGGTACCTTTACGTCTTCCACAATATTCCTAAGAATCCATTATCTATCCACGTCTTTCGCAGTGTCTCCTTGTATCATTCTCCGACACAATTCAACAACTTTCATAGAACTTCCCATGACTTATCCAgaatatacattttatgtattttttccaAAATAATCATATCCATGTGTTTGTCAGTCAACCACCACCATGTTCTTTCGTTTCCCCTCACCCCACAAGcagcagctctctctctctccatctcaccACCTCCAATcatcatttcattaaaaatccACCAACAGGCAGCCATATTTTACCACTGATATAGcaatatttttttgctatttttttagtCAATGTAACATCTTTTTCTTctgattttgtgttcaaattgttttaaaaaaaacacaaagaaaaaaaaaccccaaacaataAATCTGAGTGACAAATTatggtgtatttacatatgtttatgtttgtagtaataatatatatgattgtgtctgccaaagatttatatattatatatgtgtgtgtgtgcttgtgatacatatatatatatatacatatgtatatatggttgtgtgtgagtgtctaacAAGGCATGAAACCCTACCTAATGTTCCGTGCAAGCCAACCTTGTATAGAGATATTtggtgtgcataaatatatatatatatatttgtatatatatattatatatgtgtgcacacactcaccacacacaaactGTAGGTAGTTACTGAAaaagttcttttttctttatcttcttcccttTTGATCATCTCCAAAAGAAATAAGACGAGATTCCTCTCTTTGCTATAGCATCAGAatactgtatattattattattattattattttccttgatATTGTccttgtaatagtagtagcagcagcagcagtttctatacacacacgcacgcgtgtacATTGTGCTGTGTGTATACACTGGTATTGTATGCTTGTTTTTATGATATTTCTTGGGATTCAGCCACCTTTTTCACTACAATCAATATGTGCCTTTTCTATTGATGTCCCTTCCACTCAACACTCATAGGACGCAGCACATATATGAGCCCTTTTACATACAAAATGTTTCAGGTTCAAATCTGACTCCTGACATCTCCACTggcatttaaaacaaaaaaaaaccttttttttaaattcttttcctGCAGAAAGTTTTAAAGattgaaaaaaggaagaaaaacgacCCATATTTTCTCAAAAGATATCTCCAACATTGGTctgcagtttttgttgttttttttcctggtTCAGAATATACTGGAAGAAACATGACACTTTTTCCGTTCAATGTTTCATTTTCCGTTCTTCtggttttccttcctttctttccttttcgttTTTTCCAGCAAATGGAAACAATAACGTggatatgtgtgcgcgtatgcatcTGCGTGTATACAtaaagccacacacatacatacacagacatatatacacatacatatacacacacactgcaggtaatgtgtgtgtatacataccaacgtgtatgtgtgtgtatatatatatatatatatatataaatataaaaacatgcacaccccacacacccatgcatatatatatatatataaataaatatatatatacgtatatataaacacgtgtgcaagtatgtaacatgtaaatatatatatatatatatatatacatacacttaaccAACAAGTGTGTAggtgtgcaaatatacatacaccctgccacacacccatgcatatacacatgtatatctctatatacacccacatgtataGACATGAGCAAATGAGACCTCTTTGCAACTGAGAACGCTAATGAATTTACACAGCAGAACTTGACATTTGCAAACAATACAAGTTGTGATTAAAAATGCGACCAAGTGCCCACGATGGAAACGGAACCCTGCATCCGTAAGTTACCGGCTTTTTATCTCTACATTACGAGGAGTCTAGCCTAGCCCCTAATTAGCAATGCTGTGTAAATCCTGGTTGCATCATGACAAACCTGTGCTGACGACTTAACGTTCTCAGTCGAATAAGAAAAACATTTGTGTGGTTCAATGAAGAAGCCATGAATCAATGCTGATGTCTCTCGTAATGTATGCATTATGAACGGTCACCTCTTTAGTAAGAGGTGCAGGGTTCAATTCCCATTCGAGGACGCGAtcgcatttttatttttgaaatgtattGTTCACAAATGTTTATCgatatgtgtgtatcaatgtgtatatataagtagacacacacacaagcatatatacatgtatatatgatatatatgcagatatatgcatgcatatatatatatatatatatacacgtgtatgtgtacatatatgcatatacatatatatatttctttattgcccacaaggggctaaacatagaggggacaaacaaggacagacaaacggattaagtcgattatatcgaccccagtgcgaaactggtactttatttattgaccccgaaaggatgaaaggcaaagtcgacctcggcggaatctgaactcagaacgtaacgacagacgaaataccgctaagcatttcgccccggtgcgctaacgtgtctgccagctcgccgcttttaacgcatatatatatatatatatgtgtaacatatacatacacacccacacatatttcGAGCTAATTAATAATAACCTTGTTCGTGTATATctgcgtgcgtacacacacatgcatgtgtacacacgcgTTTACTTACTTCATGGAACACTCATCCTTTCGGCGGAGGGGCCTTGTTCTGCTCCTGCGCCgctaccgccgccaccgccgccggcCCCCTGTTGTGAGTGCGTTCATGGACCTTCAGATTAGTCTGGTGAGCAAAACCTTTGTTACAGACCGTGCACGTGAACGTCTTGGCAGCTTCACCGGTGTGTAGCCTCTCGTGGCACTTCAGGTTGGTCTGATGGCTGAACGCATTCTCGCAGTACGCGCACTGGTAAGGTTTTTCACCCGTATGAGTCCTCTCATGATCTCGCAGGTTCGTTTGGTGACTGAACGCTTTCGTGCAGAAGCGACACTGGTACGGTCGCACGCCCGTATGGGTTCGTTCGTGATCTCGCAGGTTAGTCTGATGGCTGAACGCATTCTGACAGTAGGAACAACTGTAAGGCTTCTCGCCCGTGTGGGTCCTCTGGTGGTCCTTTAGGTTCGTCTGGTGACTGAATGCTTTATCACAGTATGTACACTGAAAGGGCTTCACGCCGGTGTGGGTCCTCTCGTGGTCTTTGAGATTCGTCTGATGGCTGAAGGCCTTGTCGCAATAGCTGCATCGATAGGGCTTGATACCAGTATGGATCCGCTGATGGTCCTTCAGGTTTGTCTGATGAGAAAACGCTTTACCACAGTATCCACAGTGGTACGGCTTGCAGCCCGTGTGCGTGCGCTCGTGGCTCTTCAGGTTGGTTTGGTGCGAGAAAGCCTTACTACATACGATGCACTTGAAAGGTTTTTCGCCAGTGTGTAAACGGAGATGTGACTTCAGGTTGGTCTGGTGCGCAAACATTTTCTCGCAGTAGACACACCGGAACGGCTTCTCGCcggtgtgtgtgcgtaaatggtCCTTGAGTCGAGCACGGATGGGGAATGCTTTACGGCAAAACGAACAATAGAAGTGCTTGCCATCGTCGTTCAGCGTAGCAGCATGCTGGTGATTCAACAGGTCCGATCGTCGAGTGAAAGTCTTGCGGCAAACATCACACTTGTGTTGcttctcctctttctcactaCTCGTTGGGTGTCGtttgatcatcatcatgttcatggCCGCATGCATGGTATGCATGGTATGGATGGCATTCATGTTCATACCGACCATGCTGGCGTTCACTATCATGCCTGATGGCATACTCATATTCATTGTAGTGGCTGAAGAACTTGTCGAAGGCGGCTGTGAGTGTGGTGcttgtggttgctgctgctgttgctgttgttgttgttgctgctgttgttgctgttgttgttgctgctgctgctgctgttgttgttgctgctgctgttgttgctgctgctgctgttgttgctgctgctgctgttgttgttgttgctgttgttggggAGGGGCTATGTTTACATTGCCTGCGATGCTCGTGGCTGGTGGCATGTTCGCAGCGGTGTTGGGACTCGGTCCCAGGTTCACGTTGAGGCCCGGGTTGACGTTTGTGTTCATGTTGGTGTTGTTCAAACCGACACCGAGGCCCTTACCACCGGTGCCACCGACACCACCTCCTGAATGAAGGGCATTCTGGTTAACCCCTCCGATATGcccgtggtgatggtggtggtgatgatgatgatgttggtggttgcCAGTGCCCCCGGCACCGGCACCGCCCCCACTGCCACTGCAGTTGGTGTGTCGGGCGTGGCTGTGGGCGTGATGGTCATGGTGTCCACTGTGGGCGTGGCTGTGGGCATGACTGTGAGCATGGTGTGTGTGCCCAGCAGAAGGGTGTGGCCCCTTCAGTAAGTTGTCCCTGTAGAACACGTCGTTGCCTCGCATGTGTTCCATGCTGGTTGTCTGTCGACCGACATTAGTGCCACCGCTGCTGTTGGTGACACGGTTCCCTGCGCCACccctaccaccactgctgcttgTATCTTGCCCTGCATTGGGATTATTTCCAGGCGGAACTAAACCAGTCCCGGAAGATGAATACATAGGTTGTAATGACTCCATTCTGTAGAATTTGGTGAGGTGAGGGGAAACAGTTtagttgattgttgttgttattattattattattaataataccacTACTGTTGTGGTTatttctgttgctgctgttaaaAGAACTTTGTTTCTGGAATATTCACAATTTTAACATGGTTAGATTAATGCTGAAGACATTTCGATATTTCCTGTGGAAAGACTTGCTTAAGGACTTGCTGtgctctctgcctctctctctctctctctctctcttgcttaaaacatatttcaactgagagattttttttctttttttatctttcaataCTCATCTTTGTCCCtccctccaacacacacacacacacacacacatatatttatatatacacacacagaaatatatgtatatatagttgtgtgtgtgttatatgtatattcactttAGTCTTTATCTTTTTTCACTGGTTTAATGCCTTCTGTTTTCCTTTCCACcaacccacctctctctcctctctatctctctctctctactttctgtctgtctatcttctatccctccctctctttcttactttACTCTCTTACCCAATGTTATCAGATTACAAGAAAGTCTTCTCCCTTCGAAGTCCAGAAGTCTCTCTTAACAAACATGATAGTCATTCACCATGTACTGAGCATTCTAATTGTTAAACGATCATTGCAGTTAATTAACACATCTGCTCCACCTTAGACATTTACAGTGAATTTCCAGTGAGAAAACTGCCAAagtttattgtcgttgttgtatggtggtggttgtggtggagctGTTGAAATATTGGTCAGAGAGAAAGCAGGGAGATATTAAACGGTCAAG
This genomic window contains:
- the LOC115218828 gene encoding zinc finger protein 250-like; amino-acid sequence: MESLQPMYSSSGTGLVPPGNNPNAGQDTSSSGGRGGAGNRVTNSSGGTNVGRQTTSMEHMRGNDVFYRDNLLKGPHPSAGHTHHAHSHAHSHAHSGHHDHHAHSHARHTNCSGSGGGAGAGGTGNHQHHHHHHHHHHGHIGGVNQNALHSGGGVGGTGGKGLGVGLNNTNMNTNVNPGLNVNLGPSPNTAANMPPATSIAGNVNIAPPQQQQQQQQQQQQQQQQQQQQQQQQQQQQQQQQQQQQQQQQQQQQQQQQPQAPHSQPPSTSSSATTMNMSMPSGMIVNASMVGMNMNAIHTMHTMHAAMNMMMIKRHPTSSEKEEKQHKCDVCRKTFTRRSDLLNHQHAATLNDDGKHFYCSFCRKAFPIRARLKDHLRTHTGEKPFRCVYCEKMFAHQTNLKSHLRLHTGEKPFKCIVCSKAFSHQTNLKSHERTHTGCKPYHCGYCGKAFSHQTNLKDHQRIHTGIKPYRCSYCDKAFSHQTNLKDHERTHTGVKPFQCTYCDKAFSHQTNLKDHQRTHTGEKPYSCSYCQNAFSHQTNLRDHERTHTGVRPYQCRFCTKAFSHQTNLRDHERTHTGEKPYQCAYCENAFSHQTNLKCHERLHTGEAAKTFTCTVCNKGFAHQTNLKVHERTHNRGPAAVAAVAAQEQNKAPPPKG